Proteins from a genomic interval of Streptomyces fodineus:
- a CDS encoding rhomboid family intramembrane serine protease: MAADSAITTCFRHPQVESHVRCTRCDRYICPSCMREASVGHQCVECVKEGARSIRQARTAFGGRISTVPLVSYVLIGLNVLAYLAELARPSVEDRFAMLGTVPPGYLPQGVAHGEWYRLLTGAFLHLTPGEGTFGLTHILFNMLALWNIGRVVEAQLGRVRYLALYLLSALGGSVLVLLLAPTTFTVGASGAIFGLGTAYWVMGRRLGHDMRAVNQYMAGLLLWLVISAWATSWQAHLGGLLAGGVVTLAYAYAPRDGRRTPVQAGVCVAVLALLLALTWMKVTSLTA, encoded by the coding sequence GTGGCCGCCGATTCCGCCATCACCACCTGCTTCCGTCATCCGCAGGTGGAGTCCCATGTCCGCTGCACCCGCTGCGACCGCTACATCTGCCCGTCCTGCATGCGCGAGGCCTCCGTCGGTCATCAGTGCGTGGAGTGCGTGAAGGAGGGAGCGCGGTCGATCCGGCAGGCACGTACCGCGTTCGGCGGCCGGATCAGCACGGTGCCGTTGGTGTCGTACGTACTCATCGGGCTCAACGTGCTCGCCTATCTGGCCGAGTTGGCCCGGCCGTCGGTCGAGGACCGCTTCGCGATGCTCGGCACCGTGCCTCCCGGGTATCTCCCGCAGGGCGTCGCGCACGGCGAGTGGTACCGGCTGCTGACCGGTGCGTTCCTGCATCTGACGCCCGGCGAGGGCACGTTCGGCCTCACGCACATCCTGTTCAACATGCTCGCGCTGTGGAACATCGGCCGGGTGGTCGAGGCGCAGCTGGGCCGGGTCCGCTATCTCGCGCTGTATCTGCTGTCGGCACTGGGCGGCTCGGTCCTGGTGCTGCTGCTCGCCCCCACGACCTTCACCGTCGGCGCGTCCGGCGCGATCTTCGGCCTGGGCACCGCGTACTGGGTCATGGGCCGCCGCCTGGGCCATGACATGCGCGCCGTCAACCAGTACATGGCCGGTCTGCTGCTGTGGCTGGTGATCTCCGCCTGGGCGACCTCCTGGCAGGCCCACCTCGGCGGCCTGCTGGCGGGCGGAGTGGTGACGCTGGCCTACGCGTACGCACCCCGGGACGGCCGGCGCACGCCGGTCCAGGCGGGGGTGTGCGTGGCGGTGCTGGCGCTGCTGCTGGCGCTCACCTGGATGAAGGTGACATCGCTGACCGCCTGA
- a CDS encoding vWA domain-containing protein, whose product MAAISLSKVEQTAPALVGAYRSAGVSLTKHGLDGLRAAVYLVVDYSGSMKPYYKDGSVQTLADRVLGLSAHLDDDGRVPVVFFSTDVDAVTDIALDRHEGGVERIVAGLGHMGRTSYHLAMDAVIDHYLDSGATDPALVVFQTDGGPINKLAAERYLCKAARLPLFWQFVGFGDPDSRQFDFLRKLDELAVPDKRIVDNAGFFHAGQDPRGVCDAELYDRLVGEFPRWLAAARAAGIVRTA is encoded by the coding sequence ATGGCCGCGATCAGTCTCAGCAAGGTGGAGCAGACCGCGCCCGCGCTCGTCGGCGCCTACCGGTCGGCCGGAGTGTCGCTCACCAAGCACGGCCTGGACGGGCTGCGCGCCGCCGTCTACCTCGTGGTCGACTACTCCGGCTCGATGAAGCCGTACTACAAGGACGGCAGCGTACAGACGCTCGCCGACCGGGTGCTGGGCCTGTCCGCGCACCTGGACGACGACGGCCGGGTGCCGGTGGTGTTCTTCTCCACCGACGTCGACGCGGTCACCGACATCGCCCTCGACCGGCACGAGGGCGGCGTCGAGCGGATCGTGGCCGGGCTCGGGCACATGGGCAGGACCAGCTACCACCTGGCGATGGACGCCGTCATCGACCACTACCTGGACAGCGGTGCCACCGACCCGGCCCTGGTCGTCTTCCAGACCGACGGCGGCCCGATCAACAAGCTCGCCGCCGAACGCTATCTGTGCAAGGCGGCCAGGCTGCCGCTGTTCTGGCAGTTCGTCGGCTTCGGCGACCCGGACAGCCGGCAGTTCGACTTCCTGCGCAAGCTCGACGAACTGGCCGTACCGGACAAGCGGATCGTGGACAACGCCGGCTTCTTCCACGCCGGCCAGGATCCCCGAGGCGTCTGTGACGCCGAACTGTACGACCGGCTCGTCGGCGAGTTCCCCCGGTGGCTGGCGGCCGCACGCGCCGCGGGCATCGTGCGGACTGCCTAA
- a CDS encoding TetR/AcrR family transcriptional regulator yields MPTKKKPQVTAAAARRGELLGIAAEVFAEHGYNATTVRRIADHAGMLAGSLYYHFDSKESMLEEILRTFLDELWDGYDTVLAAGLGPRETLEALVTESFREIDRHRAAVAIYQKESGQLVAQDRFAFLADSQRRFEKAWLSTLERGVAERVFRADLDVRLTYRFVRDTVWVAASWYRPGGRHSPEEIARQYLTMVLDGIAVRA; encoded by the coding sequence GTGCCCACCAAGAAGAAGCCCCAGGTGACCGCGGCGGCGGCCCGGCGCGGCGAACTCCTCGGCATCGCTGCCGAGGTCTTCGCCGAGCACGGCTACAACGCCACCACCGTCCGCCGGATCGCCGACCACGCCGGGATGCTCGCGGGCAGCCTGTACTACCACTTCGACTCCAAGGAGTCGATGCTGGAGGAGATCCTGCGGACCTTCCTCGACGAGCTGTGGGACGGCTACGACACCGTCCTCGCCGCCGGACTCGGGCCCCGCGAGACGCTGGAGGCACTCGTCACCGAGTCCTTCCGGGAGATCGACCGGCACCGCGCCGCCGTCGCCATCTACCAGAAGGAGAGCGGGCAGCTCGTCGCCCAGGACCGGTTCGCGTTCCTCGCCGACTCCCAGCGCCGGTTCGAGAAGGCCTGGCTCAGCACGCTGGAACGTGGGGTCGCCGAGCGCGTCTTCCGCGCCGATCTCGACGTCCGCCTCACCTACCGGTTCGTGCGCGACACCGTGTGGGTCGCCGCCTCCTGGTACCGGCCCGGCGGACGGCACAGCCCCGAGGAGATCGCCCGCCAGTATCTGACGATGGTGCTGGACGGGATCGCCGTACGCGCCTAG
- a CDS encoding MarR family winged helix-turn-helix transcriptional regulator, with protein MAKAEQKRGEAARSEVLDQLMAVGRAHSGVTVMFHSAVAAKQGLNATEEKTLDFLQRQGPLTAKDLAELTGLAPASVTGLLDRLEAKGFVRRVKHPTDKRRVLVELNEDKIAELAEFFEDWARDVVEACEEFSTDELRTVIRFLSVMSERQRTAAARLTG; from the coding sequence ATGGCCAAGGCAGAGCAGAAGCGGGGCGAGGCGGCGCGGTCCGAGGTGCTGGACCAGCTCATGGCCGTGGGCCGGGCGCACAGCGGGGTCACGGTCATGTTCCACTCGGCCGTCGCCGCCAAGCAGGGGCTGAACGCGACGGAGGAGAAGACCCTGGACTTCCTCCAGCGGCAGGGCCCGCTCACCGCGAAGGACCTCGCCGAGCTGACCGGGCTCGCCCCCGCCTCCGTCACGGGCCTGCTCGACCGGCTGGAGGCCAAGGGATTCGTCCGCAGGGTCAAGCACCCGACGGACAAGCGCCGGGTCCTGGTCGAGCTGAACGAGGACAAGATCGCCGAGCTCGCCGAGTTCTTCGAGGACTGGGCGCGGGACGTCGTCGAGGCCTGCGAGGAGTTCAGCACGGACGAACTGCGCACCGTGATCCGGTTCCTGTCCGTGATGAGCGAGCGCCAGCGCACCGCGGCGGCCCGCCTGACCGGCTGA
- a CDS encoding MFS transporter: protein MSATLTEPAATTAQPHPRRWAAAVVMMIAALMDLLDTTIVNVAVPSISRDLHASASDLQWVVSAYLLGFAAALIVSGHLGDRIGRRPLFLSGTAGFGLASLACGIAQSPGQLIVARAVQGVLAAVLVPQVIGSFRTLFQGKERGAAFGMYGAVAGFASAVGLLLGGVLTDADLFGWGWRSVFLVNVPVAVATFVGGLLLVPATRERSAGRPDVLGSLLLAGGLVAIVLPLVQGRENGWPLWGWGCLGTGVVTVVGLGVYEARRHRPGTVPLLPARAFRLPAFSVGVLVQLLFSVGMQGFFLVFAVWLQAGERYTPMQAGLVTVAFSAGGFLTAPAADGLAVRYGRLVLGAGALMMAGGFGWVGAVVDGAPAAHAGAWPMVPGLLIAGAGLGFLVVPLVNVVLSAVPGELAGGASGIFSTAQQFGGALGAAVVGTVFFGAAGKGMTGALADAMPWVVGAFAVCGGLCAALPRRGSAEQLG, encoded by the coding sequence ATGTCCGCAACCCTCACCGAACCCGCCGCCACCACGGCGCAACCGCATCCGCGCCGCTGGGCCGCCGCCGTCGTGATGATGATCGCGGCGCTCATGGACCTGCTGGACACGACGATCGTCAACGTGGCCGTGCCGTCCATCAGCCGCGATCTGCACGCCTCGGCGAGCGACCTCCAGTGGGTCGTCTCCGCCTATCTGCTCGGCTTCGCCGCCGCCCTGATCGTCTCCGGCCACCTCGGCGACCGCATCGGCCGCCGCCCGCTCTTCCTCTCCGGTACGGCCGGTTTCGGGCTGGCGAGCCTCGCCTGCGGGATCGCCCAGTCGCCGGGCCAGCTGATCGTCGCACGCGCGGTGCAGGGCGTCCTCGCGGCCGTGCTGGTGCCGCAGGTGATCGGCTCGTTCCGCACCCTCTTCCAGGGCAAGGAACGCGGCGCCGCCTTCGGGATGTACGGGGCGGTCGCCGGGTTCGCCTCCGCCGTCGGGCTGCTGCTCGGCGGGGTGCTCACGGACGCCGACCTGTTCGGCTGGGGCTGGCGCTCGGTGTTCCTGGTGAACGTGCCGGTGGCCGTGGCGACCTTCGTCGGCGGGCTGCTGCTGGTCCCGGCCACGCGGGAGCGGTCTGCGGGCCGTCCCGATGTCCTGGGCAGCCTGCTGCTGGCCGGCGGGCTGGTCGCGATCGTGCTGCCGCTGGTGCAGGGCCGGGAGAACGGCTGGCCGCTGTGGGGCTGGGGCTGCCTCGGGACGGGGGTCGTGACCGTGGTGGGGCTCGGGGTGTACGAGGCCCGACGGCACCGGCCCGGGACCGTACCGCTGCTGCCCGCACGCGCCTTCCGGCTCCCCGCGTTCTCCGTGGGCGTGCTCGTCCAGCTGCTGTTCTCCGTCGGCATGCAGGGCTTCTTCCTGGTCTTCGCGGTCTGGCTGCAGGCCGGGGAGCGGTACACGCCGATGCAGGCCGGTCTGGTGACGGTCGCCTTCTCGGCCGGTGGTTTCCTGACCGCGCCCGCCGCCGACGGGCTCGCCGTACGGTACGGGCGGCTGGTGCTCGGGGCCGGGGCGCTGATGATGGCGGGCGGCTTCGGCTGGGTGGGCGCCGTGGTCGACGGCGCGCCTGCCGCGCATGCCGGGGCCTGGCCGATGGTGCCGGGGCTGCTCATCGCCGGGGCGGGGCTCGGCTTCCTGGTGGTGCCGCTGGTGAACGTGGTGCTGTCGGCGGTGCCGGGGGAGTTGGCCGGCGGGGCGTCCGGGATCTTCTCCACGGCTCAGCAGTTCGGGGGAGCGCTGGGTGCCGCCGTGGTCGGCACGGTGTTCTTCGGGGCCGCCGGGAAGGGGATGACGGGGGCGCTGGCGGATGCGATGCCGTGGGTGGTCGGGGCGTTCGCGGTGTGCGGGGGCTTGTGTGCGGCGCTTCCCCGGCGGGGGTCGGCCGAGCAACTCGGCTGA
- a CDS encoding glycoside hydrolase family 35 protein has translation MSEFAVGESDFLLDGRPVRLLSGALHYFRVHEEYWRHRLAMLRAMGLNCVETYVPWNLHQPRPGTYRDVQALGRFLDAVREAGLWAIVRPGPYICAEWENGGLPPWVTGEPGTRVRTCDERYLSHVRHWFHRVTHQIVPRQIDRGGPVVLVQVENEYGSYGSDTGHLEELAGLLRVQGVTVPLFTSDGPEDHMLTGGSLPGVLATVNFGSHARVAFETLRRHRPEGPLMCMEFWCGWFDHWAGERVVRDPGEAAEALREILECGASVNLYMAHGGTSFGGWAGANRGGELHEGPLEPDVTSYDYDAPVDEYGRPTQKFWRFREVLAGYHREPLPELPPLPAPLGRPAEVTLDGWAPLGDVLETLGGEERTAPLPPTFEELHVTRGLVRYEVEVPGPRQPYPLTLRGLRDLAVVYVDGERAGVLTEEEPRLKEPVAGPARVELWVESLGRVNYGPRFGEAKGITGGVLHERQYLHGVRARGLDLDAFSGGVTRVPFGALPEAGAAGLYRGTVIVRGPGDARLELPGLTRGFVWINGFNLGRYWSVGPQRSLYVPGPVLREGENEVWVLELRETGPDRPAPRLLPV, from the coding sequence ATGAGCGAGTTCGCGGTGGGGGAATCCGACTTCCTGCTGGACGGGCGGCCGGTACGGCTGCTGTCGGGGGCGCTGCACTACTTCCGGGTGCACGAGGAGTACTGGCGGCACCGGCTGGCGATGCTGCGGGCGATGGGCCTGAACTGCGTGGAGACCTACGTCCCGTGGAATCTGCACCAGCCGCGCCCCGGCACCTACCGGGACGTGCAGGCGCTCGGCCGGTTCCTGGACGCGGTCCGGGAGGCCGGTCTGTGGGCGATCGTCCGGCCCGGCCCCTACATCTGCGCCGAGTGGGAGAACGGCGGACTGCCGCCCTGGGTCACGGGCGAGCCGGGCACGCGCGTACGCACGTGTGACGAGCGCTATCTGTCCCACGTACGGCACTGGTTCCACCGGGTGACGCACCAGATCGTGCCCCGGCAGATCGACCGCGGCGGCCCGGTGGTCCTGGTGCAGGTCGAGAACGAGTACGGCAGCTACGGCAGCGACACCGGCCATCTGGAGGAGCTGGCGGGTCTGCTGCGCGTCCAGGGGGTCACGGTCCCGCTGTTCACCTCGGACGGCCCCGAGGACCACATGCTGACCGGAGGTTCGCTGCCTGGGGTGCTCGCCACGGTGAATTTCGGCTCCCACGCGCGCGTGGCCTTCGAGACGCTGCGCCGCCACCGCCCCGAGGGCCCGCTGATGTGCATGGAGTTCTGGTGCGGCTGGTTCGACCACTGGGCCGGCGAGCGCGTCGTCCGCGACCCCGGGGAGGCGGCCGAGGCGCTGCGGGAGATCCTGGAGTGCGGGGCGTCGGTGAACCTCTACATGGCGCACGGCGGCACGAGTTTCGGCGGCTGGGCGGGCGCCAACCGGGGCGGCGAGCTGCACGAGGGCCCGCTGGAGCCGGATGTGACCTCGTACGACTACGACGCTCCCGTGGACGAGTACGGCCGCCCGACGCAGAAGTTCTGGCGCTTCCGAGAGGTACTCGCCGGCTACCACCGGGAGCCGCTCCCCGAACTTCCGCCACTGCCCGCCCCGTTGGGCCGCCCTGCGGAGGTGACGCTCGACGGCTGGGCACCCCTGGGGGACGTCCTGGAGACGCTGGGCGGAGAGGAGAGGACGGCACCCCTGCCGCCCACCTTCGAGGAACTGCACGTCACCCGGGGCCTGGTGCGCTACGAGGTGGAGGTGCCCGGCCCCCGGCAGCCGTATCCCCTGACCCTGCGCGGGCTGCGGGATCTCGCGGTGGTGTACGTCGACGGTGAGCGGGCCGGCGTGCTCACCGAGGAGGAACCGCGGCTGAAGGAGCCCGTCGCGGGCCCCGCGCGTGTGGAGCTGTGGGTGGAGTCCCTGGGGCGCGTGAACTACGGGCCGCGCTTCGGCGAGGCGAAGGGGATCACCGGCGGCGTTCTGCACGAGCGGCAGTATCTGCACGGGGTACGCGCGCGTGGGCTGGATCTGGACGCCTTCTCCGGCGGAGTGACGCGGGTGCCGTTCGGCGCGCTGCCCGAGGCGGGCGCCGCGGGCCTGTACCGGGGGACTGTGATCGTCCGCGGGCCCGGGGACGCCCGGCTGGAGCTGCCCGGCCTGACGCGCGGGTTCGTCTGGATCAACGGCTTCAACCTGGGCCGCTACTGGTCGGTGGGCCCCCAGCGGTCTTTGTACGTCCCCGGCCCGGTGCTGCGGGAGGGCGAGAACGAGGTGTGGGTGCTGGAGCTCCGGGAGACCGGCCCGGACCGCCCGGCGCCCCGTCTCCTGCCCGTGTGA
- a CDS encoding helix-turn-helix domain-containing protein — protein sequence MYQTWMRFFSPGPAHHRLGLVCLGVGLQYGALPTVGPRTLDHHVAVVISAGRGWYRGADGRRTTVTAPALLWLTPGVPHHYAPDPDTGWDEGFVDFAGPATTTYTELGYIEPERPLVPLSDASGPRTVVARIARAARRGNPLLEVETGAAVHELLVALRRARADVAPDGDQVLEALARDACTPMSVADHARVHGMTPAELRGAVRRAAGCSPKDYLLGIRLGRAKELLAATELPVAAVARRVGYDDPAYFSRLFTRRVGLAPVRFRAQQGRSVPGGWSDRVPDPDDPPVIHSPDI from the coding sequence ATGTACCAGACCTGGATGCGGTTCTTCAGCCCCGGCCCCGCACACCACCGCCTCGGTCTGGTCTGCCTCGGCGTCGGCCTCCAGTACGGCGCGCTGCCCACGGTCGGCCCGCGCACCCTCGACCACCACGTGGCCGTCGTGATCAGTGCGGGCCGCGGCTGGTACCGGGGCGCCGACGGCCGCCGTACGACCGTCACCGCGCCCGCGCTGCTGTGGCTCACCCCGGGCGTGCCGCACCACTACGCGCCCGATCCGGACACCGGCTGGGACGAGGGCTTCGTCGACTTCGCCGGGCCCGCGACCACGACGTACACCGAACTGGGCTACATCGAGCCCGAGCGGCCCCTCGTCCCGCTCTCCGACGCCTCCGGGCCCCGCACGGTGGTCGCCCGTATCGCCCGCGCCGCCCGCCGCGGCAATCCGCTGCTGGAGGTGGAGACCGGTGCCGCCGTGCACGAGCTCCTCGTCGCCCTGCGCCGCGCCCGCGCCGACGTCGCCCCGGACGGCGACCAGGTGCTCGAGGCGCTCGCGCGGGACGCCTGCACACCGATGAGCGTCGCCGACCACGCGCGCGTGCACGGCATGACCCCCGCCGAGCTGCGCGGCGCCGTGCGCCGGGCCGCGGGCTGCAGCCCCAAGGACTATCTGCTCGGCATCCGTCTCGGCCGGGCCAAGGAACTCCTCGCCGCCACGGAGCTGCCCGTCGCGGCCGTCGCCCGCCGGGTCGGCTACGACGACCCCGCGTACTTCTCCCGGCTGTTCACCCGCCGTGTGGGCCTCGCCCCGGTCCGCTTCCGTGCCCAGCAGGGCCGCAGCGTGCCCGGCGGCTGGAGCGACCGCGTCCCGGACCCCGACGATCCACCGGTGATCCACTCTCCGGACATCTAG
- a CDS encoding chorismate mutase, which translates to MTSNIGTGDVDPEVRQELERLRDSIDNIDAAVVHLLAERFKATQQVGRLKAVHQLPPADPGREARQIARLRRLAENAKLDPAFAEKFLNFIIAEVIRHHERIAEDTVNGEDTEQ; encoded by the coding sequence ATGACCAGCAACATCGGAACCGGCGACGTGGACCCCGAGGTCCGCCAGGAGCTGGAGCGGCTGCGCGACAGCATCGACAACATCGACGCGGCCGTCGTCCACCTGCTCGCCGAGCGTTTCAAGGCCACCCAGCAGGTCGGCCGGCTCAAGGCGGTGCACCAGCTGCCGCCCGCCGACCCGGGCCGCGAGGCGCGCCAGATCGCGCGGCTGCGCCGCCTCGCGGAGAACGCCAAGCTCGACCCGGCCTTCGCCGAGAAGTTCCTGAACTTCATCATCGCGGAGGTGATCCGGCACCACGAGCGGATCGCCGAGGACACCGTGAACGGGGAGGACACCGAGCAGTAG
- the pepN gene encoding aminopeptidase N — translation MSALTRDEAQLRAQLLDVRRYTVELDLTTGDETFDSRTVIRFAARSAGDTFVELKPAELRAVTLDGEPLDPESLQDGRLVLKGLGAGEHELCVDAAMGYSRTGEGMHRFTDPSDGETYVYTQMFMDDVQRVFAAFDQPDLKAVFEVSVRAPEGWTVLANGITEQRADGVWQAAPTPLISTYLVAVAAGPWHSVRTEHRGLPFGIHCRRSLAPHLDADAEEILDVTRACFDRYHEKFEEPYPFDSYDQAFVPEFNAGAMENPGLVTFRDDFVYRSAVTDTERQTRAMVIAHEMAHMWFGDLVTLKWWDDIWLNESFAEYMGYQTTAEATRFTGPWTEFGVTRKAWGYDADQRPTTHPVAPEKVDDTASALLNFDGISYAKGASALRQLAAWLGEKDFLAGINTHFARHKFGNATLADFIDSLASATDRDVPAWADGWLRTTGVDKLTPLVASTEGGCTLTVDQAGSRPHRLTAGLYDHDVADEGRLVLRTRLDLDVPQTAPQPIGRRPALLLLNDGDLTYAKVRFDTDSFGTVRAGLSGLPDPLTRAVVWNALRDAVRDGELPPAAYLETARAHLPRETDLALVQGVLAFASGQIADQYLKPEDRPAALATLTALCRDLLRRTEDGDHPGLRLIAVRHLIGAAAHPDAIAAWLADGTVPGGPELDPELRWRILGRLAVLGATDEAAIAAELERDPSATGQEGAARCRAALPDPEAKRAAWAAMFAGDDLSNYLFTATAQGFWQPEQADLVREYVPRFYADAVAVGARRGPAIAVAAGRWAFPAHAVDTENLRLGEACLRDADPTPALRRTLADRLDDLARALRVRGEQAQEAPEEQPVHAD, via the coding sequence ATGTCCGCACTCACGCGCGATGAAGCGCAGCTCCGAGCACAGCTCCTCGACGTCCGCCGCTACACGGTCGAACTGGACCTCACGACCGGGGACGAGACCTTCGACTCCCGCACCGTGATCCGGTTCGCCGCGCGGTCCGCCGGGGACACGTTCGTGGAGCTGAAGCCCGCCGAGTTGCGCGCCGTCACGCTCGACGGAGAACCCCTCGACCCCGAGTCGCTGCAGGACGGCCGGCTGGTGCTGAAGGGCCTCGGCGCGGGCGAGCACGAGCTGTGCGTGGACGCGGCCATGGGCTACTCGCGCACCGGCGAGGGCATGCACCGCTTCACCGACCCCAGCGACGGCGAGACGTACGTCTACACGCAGATGTTCATGGACGACGTCCAGCGCGTCTTCGCCGCCTTCGACCAGCCCGACCTGAAGGCCGTCTTCGAGGTGTCCGTCAGGGCGCCGGAGGGCTGGACGGTCCTCGCCAACGGCATCACCGAACAGCGCGCCGACGGCGTCTGGCAGGCCGCGCCCACCCCGCTGATCTCCACCTACCTGGTGGCCGTTGCGGCCGGCCCCTGGCACTCGGTGCGCACCGAGCACCGCGGACTGCCCTTCGGCATCCACTGCCGCCGCTCCCTCGCGCCGCACCTGGACGCCGACGCCGAGGAGATCCTCGACGTCACGCGCGCGTGCTTCGACCGCTACCACGAGAAGTTCGAGGAGCCGTACCCCTTCGACTCCTACGACCAGGCGTTCGTCCCCGAGTTCAACGCGGGCGCCATGGAGAACCCGGGCCTGGTCACCTTCCGCGACGACTTCGTCTACCGCTCCGCCGTCACCGACACCGAGCGCCAGACCCGTGCCATGGTCATCGCGCACGAGATGGCCCACATGTGGTTCGGCGACCTCGTCACGCTCAAGTGGTGGGACGACATCTGGCTGAACGAGTCCTTCGCCGAGTACATGGGCTACCAGACCACCGCCGAGGCCACTCGCTTCACCGGCCCCTGGACCGAGTTCGGCGTGACCCGCAAGGCCTGGGGCTACGACGCCGACCAGCGGCCCACCACCCACCCGGTGGCCCCCGAGAAGGTCGATGACACGGCCTCCGCACTGCTCAACTTCGACGGCATCTCCTACGCCAAGGGCGCCTCCGCGCTGCGCCAGCTGGCCGCCTGGCTCGGCGAGAAGGACTTCCTCGCCGGCATCAACACCCACTTCGCCCGGCACAAGTTCGGCAACGCCACGCTCGCCGACTTCATCGACTCCCTCGCCTCCGCGACCGACCGTGACGTGCCCGCCTGGGCCGACGGCTGGCTGCGCACCACCGGCGTGGACAAGCTCACCCCGCTCGTCGCCTCCACCGAGGGCGGCTGCACGCTGACCGTCGACCAAGCGGGCAGCCGGCCGCACCGCCTCACCGCCGGCCTGTACGACCACGACGTCGCCGACGAGGGCCGGCTGGTGCTGCGTACGCGCCTCGACCTGGACGTCCCGCAGACCGCCCCGCAGCCCATCGGCAGGCGCCCCGCGCTGCTCCTGCTCAACGACGGGGACCTCACCTACGCCAAGGTCCGCTTCGACACCGACTCCTTCGGGACGGTCCGGGCCGGCCTGTCCGGACTGCCCGACCCGCTCACCCGCGCGGTCGTCTGGAACGCCCTCAGGGACGCCGTGCGCGATGGCGAACTCCCGCCCGCCGCCTACCTGGAGACGGCCCGCGCCCACCTCCCGCGCGAGACCGACCTGGCTCTCGTCCAGGGCGTCCTCGCCTTCGCCTCCGGTCAGATCGCCGACCAGTACCTGAAGCCCGAGGACCGCCCGGCCGCCCTCGCGACCCTCACCGCCCTCTGCCGGGACCTGCTGCGGCGCACCGAGGACGGCGACCACCCCGGCCTGCGCCTGATCGCCGTACGGCACCTGATCGGCGCGGCCGCCCACCCCGACGCCATCGCCGCCTGGCTCGCCGACGGCACGGTGCCCGGTGGGCCGGAGCTCGACCCCGAGCTGCGCTGGCGCATCCTCGGCCGGCTCGCCGTGCTCGGCGCCACCGACGAGGCCGCCATCGCCGCCGAGCTGGAGCGCGACCCGAGCGCCACCGGCCAGGAGGGCGCCGCCCGCTGCCGCGCCGCCCTGCCCGACCCGGAGGCCAAGCGGGCGGCCTGGGCGGCGATGTTCGCGGGCGACGACCTGTCCAACTATCTCTTCACGGCCACCGCGCAGGGCTTCTGGCAGCCCGAACAGGCCGATCTGGTACGGGAGTACGTGCCGCGCTTCTACGCGGACGCCGTCGCCGTCGGCGCCCGGCGCGGCCCCGCCATAGCCGTCGCCGCCGGCCGCTGGGCCTTCCCGGCGCACGCCGTCGACACGGAGAACCTGCGGCTCGGCGAGGCCTGTCTGCGCGACGCCGACCCCACCCCGGCCCTGCGCCGCACGCTTGCCGACCGCCTCGACGACCTGGCCCGTGCCCTGCGGGTGCGCGGTGAGCAGGCACAGGAGGCACCCGAGGAGCAGCCGGTGCACGCGGACTAG
- a CDS encoding SDR family oxidoreductase has product MIVVTGATGNVGRALVHRLLAAGRPVRALTRDPQRAALPAGAEVVRFQPDDPAALFGGATALFLYAQAGTADLLEAARAHGVRHVVLLSSGIIQEGADETHPIHVMHATVEQRIRDSGLDWTFLRPNAFATNALQWAAPQVRAGNTVRGIFAGALSAPIHEDDIAAVAERVLLDGGHEGAAHRLTGPAATTNAEQVAAIGAAVGRELTFVETDPREAGPELFPHVPPHMLERLLRTFEQTVGVPPEITDGVERITGTPARTFAQWAQDHVEDFGGKA; this is encoded by the coding sequence ATGATCGTAGTGACCGGCGCGACCGGCAATGTCGGCCGTGCCCTTGTCCACCGTCTCCTCGCCGCCGGCCGGCCCGTGCGGGCGCTCACCCGCGACCCGCAGCGGGCCGCCCTGCCCGCCGGCGCCGAGGTCGTGCGGTTCCAACCGGACGACCCGGCCGCCCTGTTCGGCGGCGCGACGGCCCTCTTCCTGTACGCACAGGCCGGCACGGCCGACCTGCTGGAGGCCGCCCGAGCCCATGGGGTGCGGCATGTCGTGCTGCTCTCCAGCGGCATCATCCAGGAGGGCGCCGACGAGACCCACCCCATCCACGTCATGCATGCCACCGTCGAGCAGCGGATCCGTGACAGCGGGCTCGACTGGACGTTCCTGCGGCCCAACGCCTTCGCCACCAACGCCCTGCAGTGGGCGGCGCCGCAGGTCCGCGCCGGGAACACCGTCCGTGGAATCTTCGCGGGCGCCCTCTCCGCGCCCATCCACGAGGACGACATCGCGGCCGTCGCCGAGCGGGTCCTGCTCGACGGCGGACACGAGGGCGCCGCACACCGGCTGACCGGGCCCGCGGCGACCACCAACGCAGAGCAGGTCGCGGCGATCGGCGCGGCCGTCGGCAGGGAGCTGACGTTCGTGGAGACGGACCCCCGCGAGGCGGGCCCCGAGCTCTTCCCGCACGTCCCGCCGCACATGCTGGAGCGGCTGCTGCGGACCTTCGAGCAGACGGTCGGCGTGCCGCCGGAAATCACCGACGGGGTGGAGAGGATCACCGGCACCCCGGCCCGCACGTTCGCCCAGTGGGCACAGGACCATGTGGAGGACTTCGGCGGGAAGGCCTGA